The Thermococcus sp. genome contains a region encoding:
- the priL gene encoding DNA primase large subunit PriL → MLDPFGDKAKRLVKEEFGGITELLSIIPSYVGIEQALERVSWVKSGEVPRDVLDMGDVQDLLTFYALLGALAFSPYGIEMELVKEANSKIYSERLRRAGRISGTAVELRTVREGDIPPRDRTILERTHHHELPPDERERLRLRYKVHLGKFLELWEGSLKEVYLRKGHAYLTTEQALRLWEKSFEKNFERAVNLLYEVRDELPGYYLQLYERLGEIAREYFKERLERMGSAEAQPLRFELFPPCVKIALGGVPSGLRNYAITVLLTSFLSYARLCPSPSRRDVRIRDCVSDLSVVEKEILPVIIEAGNRCSPPLFEDQPHEVKNIWYHLGFGLTDRPTLEDSGNSTWYFPPNCSKIRANAPQLCKPDRHCRNIKNPLTYYLRRLYIEGRKGKEEENVEGGGDG, encoded by the coding sequence ATGCTTGATCCCTTCGGTGATAAAGCCAAAAGGCTCGTGAAGGAAGAGTTTGGTGGAATAACAGAACTGCTGTCGATAATCCCGTCCTACGTTGGAATAGAACAGGCCTTGGAGAGGGTTTCATGGGTAAAGTCCGGAGAGGTACCAAGGGATGTTCTCGATATGGGTGACGTTCAGGATTTGCTGACGTTTTATGCGCTCCTCGGTGCCCTCGCATTCTCCCCGTACGGCATTGAGATGGAGCTCGTAAAGGAGGCCAACTCAAAGATATACTCCGAGAGGCTGAGAAGGGCGGGAAGAATAAGCGGAACCGCGGTCGAGCTGAGGACCGTTAGGGAGGGGGACATACCCCCGCGGGACAGGACGATACTCGAGAGAACCCACCACCACGAACTTCCTCCCGATGAGAGGGAAAGGCTGAGGTTGAGGTACAAGGTACATCTTGGAAAGTTCCTGGAGCTGTGGGAGGGAAGCCTCAAAGAGGTGTACCTCAGGAAGGGGCACGCGTATTTGACCACGGAGCAGGCCCTGAGGCTCTGGGAGAAGTCCTTTGAGAAGAACTTCGAAAGGGCCGTTAACCTTCTGTATGAGGTGAGAGATGAGCTTCCAGGCTACTACCTTCAGCTCTACGAAAGGCTGGGCGAGATAGCAAGGGAGTACTTCAAAGAGAGACTTGAGAGAATGGGCTCGGCTGAAGCCCAGCCACTGCGCTTTGAACTCTTCCCTCCGTGCGTGAAAATCGCCCTTGGGGGTGTCCCCTCGGGACTGAGAAACTACGCCATAACGGTTCTCCTCACGAGTTTTCTGAGCTACGCGAGACTGTGTCCAAGCCCCTCCAGAAGGGACGTCAGAATAAGAGACTGCGTCAGCGACCTTAGCGTGGTTGAGAAGGAGATACTGCCCGTCATAATCGAGGCCGGAAACCGCTGTTCTCCACCCCTCTTCGAGGATCAGCCGCATGAGGTCAAAAACATCTGGTACCACCTCGGCTTTGGCCTAACCGACAGGCCAACCCTTGAGGACAGCGGGAACTCCACGTGGTACTTCCCGCCGAACTGCTCCAAGATACGGGCGAACGCTCCGCAGCTCTGCAAGCCGGACAGACACTGCAGGAACATCAAGAATCCACTGACTTACTATCTCAGGCGCCTCTACATCGAGGGCAGAAAGGGTAAGGAAGAAGAGAACGTCGAGGGTGGTGGAGATGGCTGA
- a CDS encoding ATPase domain-containing protein has product MVMKYTVERVKSGIPGFDDLIQGGFPLGTTVLVTGPTGSGKTTFGVQFVYKGAAEYNEPGVIVTLEERAQDLRREMLAFGWDLEQYERERKIAIVDGVSAVVGLPSEEQYVLEGNLNAEDFLRYVYRVVKAINAKRLVIDSIPSIAFRLQEESKIREVLLQLNTILLEMGVTSILTTEAPDPSRGRISRYGMEEYIARGVVLLDFVEKEVELKRYLLIRKMRETKHSMKKYPFEINEEGIVVYPSGEVY; this is encoded by the coding sequence ATGGTCATGAAATACACTGTCGAAAGAGTAAAGAGTGGCATTCCCGGTTTTGATGATCTAATCCAGGGCGGCTTTCCATTGGGAACCACAGTTTTGGTTACCGGCCCAACGGGCAGCGGTAAGACTACTTTTGGAGTTCAGTTCGTCTACAAAGGAGCTGCAGAGTACAATGAGCCGGGAGTCATAGTCACCCTTGAGGAAAGGGCACAGGACCTGAGAAGGGAAATGCTGGCCTTTGGGTGGGACCTTGAACAGTACGAGAGGGAGAGAAAGATAGCCATAGTTGACGGAGTGAGCGCTGTCGTGGGTCTCCCATCCGAGGAACAGTACGTCCTGGAAGGCAACCTCAACGCCGAGGACTTCCTCCGCTACGTCTACCGCGTCGTCAAGGCCATAAATGCCAAGAGGCTTGTTATCGACTCGATTCCCTCCATCGCATTCAGGCTCCAGGAGGAGAGCAAGATAAGGGAGGTTCTTCTCCAGCTCAACACGATACTCCTTGAGATGGGTGTCACGTCGATACTCACGACCGAGGCCCCCGACCCAAGCAGGGGTAGAATAAGCCGCTATGGGATGGAGGAGTACATAGCAAGGGGCGTTGTCCTTCTGGACTTCGTGGAAAAGGAAGTCGAACTGAAGCGCTATCTCCTCATCAGGAAAATGCGCGAAACCAAGCACTCGATGAAGAAGTATCCCTTTGAGATCAACGAGGAAGGTATCGTTGTCTATCCGAGCGGTGAAGTCTACTGA
- a CDS encoding tripartite tricarboxylate transporter permease, with product MLGEMLKGIAAGTISGVLPGIHVNTLGAFLAEVGTSGNLLLFSMGLTHTFLDVVPSAFLGVPDEGTALGILPAHRLVLRGRAMEVVRIALWASLLAVLMAIPLSLLYPFLARAYAPRTGRIAVGLLALLLILTESGLKKIYAMLVFLLSGLLGILAFRLPLEEPYYHLFTGLFGIPVLVTALIGGGGNISEGSAEIDMDTKRFIGFSLLGTFLGMVASLIPAFTASQAALMGSFFSRDERSFLTVVFSVNTSNFLFSFMNFLETGRVRNGIVALMSPPGRGFLPYYALAAVFVSLLVVSYGEALAGAVLKALARIPYRLLNGAVVILLVFLSLYFDGPLGLLVLAGGSMVGLLAVLFGVKRTNCMGVLMLQIIIG from the coding sequence TTGCTCGGAGAGATGCTGAAGGGCATTGCCGCCGGAACAATCAGCGGCGTTCTCCCGGGAATCCATGTGAATACTCTGGGGGCGTTTCTGGCGGAGGTCGGGACGAGCGGTAACCTGTTGCTGTTTTCGATGGGTCTGACCCACACGTTTCTCGATGTTGTTCCGTCGGCCTTTCTCGGTGTTCCCGATGAGGGAACTGCCCTCGGGATTCTCCCAGCACACAGACTCGTTCTTCGGGGGAGGGCAATGGAGGTCGTCAGGATAGCACTGTGGGCGAGCCTCCTTGCGGTACTGATGGCGATACCTCTTTCCCTGCTCTATCCATTCTTGGCCCGGGCCTACGCTCCCCGGACAGGTAGGATAGCGGTGGGCCTTCTGGCCCTACTTTTAATCCTCACGGAAAGCGGTTTGAAGAAGATTTACGCGATGCTGGTGTTCCTCCTCTCCGGTCTGCTGGGGATTCTGGCGTTCAGGCTCCCGCTGGAGGAGCCGTACTATCACCTCTTCACTGGTCTATTTGGCATTCCCGTGCTGGTTACGGCGCTGATAGGTGGGGGAGGAAACATCTCTGAGGGCAGTGCAGAAATTGATATGGATACAAAGCGCTTCATTGGCTTTTCTCTTCTGGGGACGTTCCTTGGAATGGTCGCCTCACTGATCCCGGCCTTCACCGCCTCCCAGGCGGCCCTTATGGGCTCTTTTTTCTCAAGGGATGAGCGCTCGTTCCTGACGGTTGTTTTTTCCGTCAACACCTCCAACTTTCTGTTCTCCTTCATGAACTTCCTGGAAACTGGGAGGGTAAGAAACGGCATAGTGGCCCTCATGAGTCCCCCGGGCCGGGGTTTTCTGCCGTACTACGCTCTGGCGGCGGTCTTTGTTTCCCTCCTAGTTGTGAGCTACGGAGAGGCCTTGGCGGGTGCTGTACTCAAGGCTCTGGCCCGCATACCCTACAGGCTCCTAAACGGCGCCGTTGTGATCCTCCTCGTGTTTCTGTCCTTATATTTCGATGGCCCTCTAGGACTTCTTGTCCTGGCGGGAGGGAGCATGGTAGGCCTTCTGGCGGTGCTCTTTGGGGTCAAAAGGACGAACTGCATGGGAGTCCTCATGCTCCAAATAATAATCGGATAA
- a CDS encoding DUF5748 family protein translates to MHFEVVKEFLEEIGADWIEIDGEIHLEPEVFYEVWKYVGQPDLETYTVEDEVVEPGSYDPPEMKYTDVKKIKRKKAYFTTLDDRRIVTDYAEFQRILKEKSV, encoded by the coding sequence ATGCACTTCGAGGTAGTGAAGGAGTTTCTTGAGGAGATAGGGGCGGATTGGATAGAGATTGACGGAGAAATCCACCTTGAGCCCGAGGTCTTCTACGAGGTCTGGAAGTACGTCGGACAGCCAGACCTCGAGACCTACACGGTGGAAGACGAGGTTGTCGAACCGGGTTCTTACGATCCGCCCGAGATGAAGTACACGGATGTTAAAAAAATCAAACGAAAGAAGGCATACTTCACGACCCTGGACGACAGGAGGATAGTAACGGACTACGCCGAATTTCAGAGGATTCTTAAGGAAAAGTCCGTCTGA
- a CDS encoding class I SAM-dependent rRNA methyltransferase, translating into MARVIVDAQAARAIGKGAMIVFKKGVVRTEGEFEPGDVVEVYTRGGKFLGKGFVNPNSNIMIRLVTKDRETEINKELFRERIRRANEYRKRVLGYDKAYRMVYGEADYLPGLIVDRFNEIASIQISSIGMEKFKLDLAEAIMDAEPEIETVFEKNTGRSRRREGLPEIERVLLGKEKYRTVIKEGKARFIVDMRGQKTGFFLDQRENRIALEKYVKPGMRVLDVFTYTGGFAIHAAVAGADEVVAVDKSPWAINMVKENAKLNGVEDRMKYVVGSAFPIMEEMIKRGEKFDIVILDPPAFVQHEKDLKRGLRAYFNVNYAGLQLVKEGGILVTASCSQHVDMQAFKDMVIAAAAKAGKFLKLLEPYRTQAPDHPILMASKDTEYLKALFLYVEDMK; encoded by the coding sequence ATGGCAAGGGTAATCGTTGACGCCCAGGCTGCGAGGGCAATAGGAAAGGGTGCGATGATAGTCTTCAAGAAGGGTGTTGTGAGAACGGAGGGCGAGTTTGAGCCGGGGGATGTAGTTGAGGTCTACACACGGGGCGGCAAGTTCCTTGGAAAGGGCTTCGTCAACCCCAACTCCAACATCATGATCAGGCTGGTGACCAAGGATCGCGAGACGGAGATAAACAAGGAACTCTTCCGTGAGAGAATCAGGAGGGCCAACGAGTACCGCAAGAGGGTTCTCGGCTACGATAAGGCTTACCGCATGGTATACGGCGAGGCGGACTACCTTCCCGGCCTTATAGTTGACCGCTTCAACGAGATAGCCTCCATCCAGATTTCAAGCATAGGGATGGAGAAGTTCAAACTCGACCTTGCGGAGGCAATAATGGATGCCGAGCCGGAAATCGAGACGGTCTTCGAGAAGAACACCGGCCGCTCAAGGAGGAGGGAAGGTCTGCCCGAGATAGAGCGCGTCCTCCTCGGCAAGGAGAAGTACCGGACGGTAATCAAAGAGGGCAAAGCCAGGTTCATCGTGGACATGCGCGGCCAGAAGACGGGCTTCTTCCTCGACCAGAGAGAGAACCGCATTGCACTGGAGAAGTACGTCAAGCCGGGGATGCGCGTTCTGGACGTCTTTACCTACACGGGCGGCTTCGCGATACACGCGGCCGTTGCCGGCGCTGACGAGGTTGTGGCGGTGGACAAGTCTCCCTGGGCCATCAACATGGTCAAGGAGAACGCCAAGCTCAACGGCGTCGAGGATAGGATGAAGTACGTCGTTGGGAGCGCCTTCCCGATCATGGAGGAGATGATAAAGCGCGGTGAAAAGTTCGACATAGTTATCCTCGATCCCCCCGCCTTCGTCCAGCACGAGAAGGACCTCAAGAGGGGGCTTCGCGCTTACTTCAACGTGAACTACGCCGGCTTACAGCTGGTGAAGGAGGGCGGAATACTCGTGACAGCTTCCTGCTCCCAGCACGTGGACATGCAGGCCTTCAAGGACATGGTTATTGCAGCGGCAGCCAAGGCCGGCAAGTTCCTCAAGCTCCTTGAGCCCTACAGGACGCAGGCCCCAGATCACCCGATACTGATGGCCTCGAAGGACACGGAGTATCTCAAGGCCCTCTTCCTCTACGTTGAGGATATGAAATGA
- a CDS encoding class I SAM-dependent methyltransferase yields the protein MPTWKDGKLGLPVKEAVKLFPELEKYLDERGRLDFSNREARILYNRAIAKAVFGLDIEYHPRGLVTTPVSRYLFLKTFLRGGERVLEIGTGHTALMALMAAKIFNCDVTATELDDEFFEYAMRNVEGNLAKVRLIKSDGGIIKGVIPTGEKFDVIFSAPPYYERPTKGVLTEKEGVGGGEYGEGFSVRLIKEALDHLDPRGKVALFLPDKEPLIKAITEKGEELGYSVRDIRFKAGTRWRHSLILRL from the coding sequence ATGCCCACCTGGAAGGACGGAAAGCTCGGACTGCCGGTAAAAGAGGCAGTGAAGCTGTTTCCGGAGCTGGAGAAATATCTCGACGAACGCGGAAGGCTTGACTTCTCGAACAGGGAAGCGAGGATACTCTACAACAGGGCGATTGCTAAAGCGGTCTTCGGTCTCGATATAGAGTATCACCCGAGGGGGCTCGTCACGACCCCGGTTTCGCGCTACCTCTTCCTCAAGACATTCCTGCGCGGGGGAGAGAGGGTTCTGGAGATAGGGACGGGGCACACGGCTTTAATGGCCCTCATGGCGGCGAAAATATTCAACTGTGACGTTACCGCGACAGAGCTCGACGATGAGTTCTTCGAGTACGCGATGAGGAACGTTGAGGGGAACCTCGCTAAGGTAAGGCTCATCAAGAGCGATGGGGGGATAATAAAGGGAGTAATCCCCACGGGGGAGAAGTTCGATGTTATCTTCTCCGCCCCGCCCTACTATGAGAGGCCGACGAAGGGGGTTCTAACGGAGAAGGAAGGTGTTGGGGGTGGAGAATACGGCGAGGGGTTCTCTGTGAGGCTCATTAAAGAAGCCCTGGACCATCTGGACCCCAGAGGAAAGGTCGCCCTTTTCCTCCCCGACAAGGAGCCCCTGATTAAAGCCATAACGGAAAAGGGAGAAGAGTTAGGCTACTCAGTCAGGGACATCAGGTTCAAGGCCGGAACCAGGTGGAGGCACAGTTTGATACTCAGGCTGTAA
- a CDS encoding M20 family metallo-hydrolase: MSETLGKVSKEIEKLRDDMVETLVELIKIPAISPDYGYEGEYDKAQKLLEIIRAWPFDKVEVYNAPDERAKNGVRPSILAYYYGEKGEDSPRLWILTHIDVVPPGDMSRWTVTEPFKPVVKDGKVYGRGSEDNGQSLVASLYAVKAMMNLGIRPKRTVILAFVSDEETGSKYGVEWLMREHPELFRRDDLVLVPDGGNEDGTFIEVAEKSILWLRIKVRGRQVHASMPDKGLNAHRVALDFAYHLDRLLHEKYGERDELFEPAESTFEPTMVRGPADSPNIAPGEHEVVFDCRILPRYSIDDILRDAERLAEEVKERYRKEFDGKVLPEIEFEVLQRMDAPEPTDPNSEIVKLLQEALRKLRGKEAKVGGIGGGTFAAYFRKLGIPAVVWATLDETAHQPNEYAKIENMVEDAKVMAALALL; this comes from the coding sequence ATGAGCGAAACCCTCGGAAAGGTCTCTAAGGAGATAGAAAAGCTCCGCGATGACATGGTTGAAACCCTCGTCGAACTCATAAAGATACCGGCCATAAGCCCGGACTACGGCTACGAGGGAGAATATGACAAGGCCCAGAAGCTGCTTGAGATAATCAGGGCCTGGCCCTTCGACAAGGTCGAGGTCTACAACGCGCCGGACGAGAGGGCCAAGAACGGAGTGAGGCCGAGCATTTTAGCGTACTACTACGGTGAAAAGGGTGAGGACAGTCCGAGGCTGTGGATTCTCACCCACATAGACGTCGTTCCGCCCGGCGACATGAGCAGGTGGACGGTCACCGAGCCCTTCAAACCGGTCGTCAAGGACGGCAAGGTTTACGGAAGGGGAAGCGAGGACAACGGACAGAGCCTCGTCGCGAGCCTTTATGCTGTAAAGGCCATGATGAACCTCGGGATAAGGCCAAAGAGAACCGTAATCCTAGCCTTCGTCAGCGACGAGGAGACGGGGAGCAAGTACGGTGTCGAGTGGCTGATGAGGGAGCACCCGGAGCTGTTCCGCAGGGATGACCTGGTTCTCGTCCCCGACGGTGGAAACGAGGATGGAACCTTCATCGAGGTGGCCGAGAAGAGCATCCTCTGGCTCAGGATAAAGGTCAGGGGCAGGCAGGTTCACGCGAGCATGCCCGACAAGGGCCTCAACGCCCACCGCGTTGCTCTGGACTTTGCGTACCACCTCGACAGGCTCCTACATGAGAAGTACGGCGAGAGGGACGAGCTCTTCGAGCCAGCGGAGAGCACCTTCGAGCCGACGATGGTTCGCGGCCCGGCCGACAGCCCGAACATAGCGCCGGGCGAGCACGAGGTCGTCTTCGACTGCAGGATTCTGCCGAGGTACAGCATAGACGATATCCTGAGAGACGCCGAAAGACTGGCGGAGGAGGTCAAGGAGAGATACCGGAAGGAGTTCGATGGAAAAGTTCTGCCCGAGATAGAGTTCGAGGTTCTCCAGCGCATGGACGCTCCAGAGCCGACCGACCCGAACAGCGAGATAGTGAAGCTCCTCCAGGAAGCGCTCAGGAAGCTCCGCGGGAAGGAGGCAAAGGTCGGCGGAATAGGCGGCGGAACCTTTGCGGCCTACTTCAGGAAGCTCGGGATTCCGGCGGTCGTGTGGGCGACCCTCGACGAGACCGCCCACCAGCCCAACGAGTACGCGAAGATAGAGAACATGGTCGAGGACGCGAAGGTCATGGCCGCTCTGGCGCTTCTCTGA
- a CDS encoding PqqD family protein produces the protein MEEYMNLVPVRNEKVELRKIDGKYYLLIPMDSKLDFLARKLHGEHRRIELDEVGAYIWELCDGRRNVMEIGKALRARFGDEVEPLYERLVVFLLELGKRYLIEFKRTDEIV, from the coding sequence ATGGAGGAATACATGAACCTTGTCCCAGTCCGCAACGAAAAGGTCGAGCTGAGGAAAATCGATGGGAAGTACTACCTCCTCATTCCAATGGACTCAAAGCTTGACTTTCTCGCGAGAAAGCTCCACGGCGAGCACAGGAGAATAGAACTCGACGAAGTTGGAGCGTACATCTGGGAGCTCTGCGACGGGAGGAGAAACGTTATGGAGATAGGGAAGGCTCTCCGAGCGCGCTTCGGTGATGAAGTCGAGCCCCTATACGAGCGCTTGGTAGTCTTTCTCCTCGAACTGGGGAAGAGGTATTTGATTGAGTTTAAAAGGACGGACGAGATAGTTTAG